TGCTCCATGCTTCCCCTTAAAATCCTTCTCCATCCCACTTTTCTACATTTCATGATCATGAAAGTCCCTCCTTTATTCCATTCATTGCTTTGGCTTGTTCTCCTCTTACTACTATTTCATGAATTCTACAACTTCCAAATCCTCCCAAAACCACCAAGAATCAGCACCTCATCATCCTTAATATTAAGTCATCAACCGTTCAACACTCATAGAAAAGCATTGGCCAGCAAGTTCAACTTCACGCCgttcctccaccaccaccggAAACTTCCACCGGACCACCACACGCCTCCACCACCCGGTGATGGCGAGATTGATCCTCGTTATGGCGTGGAGAAGCGCCTTGTACCTACCGGCCCAAATCCTCTGCACCATTAATTAGTCCTATGCATGACCAAGTGGTCTTATTGATCATGCAACAAAATGGTTAGTcacatgttttttatttttttcttttatttttaaattttgtcttCTCTTTTTGAGATCATGAGAATAGTGATCTGGTTGAGTTTGATGTAAATTTTGATGATAGAATTTGTAATAGATATGAACTGattctttatttcttctttttttggggCGTACtcttgattttaattaatttctaccTTGTAATGAATGAGAAATGATGAAACATATGAGTAGCTGTGACGGCACGGCATGAATGATAAATTGGACTTTTTGCTAACAAcataataagatattaattaaagcGGTTGGTCAGAATTAGGAGCTTCTGATTActtagaaaagaaattacatGTGGTGAGCTGTGGTGTATGTCCTATTACCCTAATGCATGTTTCCTGCACTTAATTCTTGATACAATCTAATCCTAATTTCCTGATTAGTTAAGGAGATGTAATATAGTTTTCTAACTTTCTTGATTAAGTAATGGTGGGCgtgtttttatatgtttttatatactttatcAGCTCTGTATTGACCATGATTTAGcgcttttattttttttcccttgtTTTTCACGGAAATATGCATTATAACGCTCATTCACACTCGGGATTCCATTGTcaatgcaaataaaaattaagtagtatagtggcaataatattatgattagaaattagattaaaatagtattatacCAAAGATGAATTTCCAAAATGTGATATTATAGGAATGGTAGAAATGTATGCGAAGAAGAATCAAGACACAAATCTGTTGCGTACAAAAATAcgtaaaattgaaattaactTCGTATACattaataaatggagtatttttaagTCAAAAGGATATTACTTTTGTGGGAGAAAAAAGGAAGCACAAATGCATATTAGTATGACCGAGGGGGCATGCGTTTAAACAAACAACATAAGTTGCAAATATACTCAAACTTTTCTTTGATTTCGATATTGTGTCCCCTACactctatatatttatacaccATTgataaatttctcattttaccaTCAATAGGTGATTAAATATACACACTTTTACTTAATAGTCAATTTATCACTTGATATATCAAAGAACGTGGCATGAAATTTATCGGTAAGTGCCACTGCCAGCATGTTGAAAACAAATTCGAGATTTTGATGGAGAATTGGAGATAGTTATTCCATGATTCCATCTACATATATTCATCCACGTTATTTTActgacattaattaatttaattaattacgcAAAAAGAAACTTAATCTAGACATCTAGTTTGAAAAACGTCAATGCAATTCATCCGAAAAATAAGGggaaacataaaataaagttacaAGGAAATTCCGGagacattttgatttttgaagacATATATCATGAAGTCCCAAAAAGGAGAATACAAAGTTTGGGGTACAAATACGTTCGAAATCTTGATCATGTACAAGAAACTGCCATTTCTTGACACATTTGAGGGATTTTACCCACCTTCAGATGGATCTCTATTTGACTATTTGATAAGGAAAGGCTCTCTGGCAGTTCGGCCGTCTGGTTAACCGTCCCATTTCCATCTCCGCCCAGCTTCCTCGAGGACCTTTGCACGAGCTTGGCTTTTTTTCGCCTCGTCCTCAACCCACGATCTGCACAAAGAGCTCCAATAATGCACCACTAGggacagaaaaaaaaactaactggTTGAGCCATGTGCACAAATTATTACCTCAATATACGCAGGGCTTCTATTTCAGCTTCCAATATCGACTTTGCATCGATCAGTTCTTCATACTTTGCCTGCAGATCATGCCGTGTTTCCTGTATGCCATGCAGCTCATCATCGTACTTGGCCTTCTCTACAGAAAGTATTTCAGACATTTCTGTTACTTCTGCTTTTATGCTAGAAAGCAACTGTTCCTGGCATTCCAAAGCTGCCTTCTGCTTAACCAATTCAGCTGAACCACTCTCCTGAGCAATCCTCTCCTCTTCCAAAGCCATAATGGCTGATCGATACTCAACTTCCACTTCCAAGCCacgttttctttctttctccatCTTTTGCTCCCAATACTCCTTTATGTCGCCTCTCTCTAGAATTTCAGTCATCAATTCTTTTAATTCGATTTCCTTTGCAAGTTTTTCAGCTTCAAGTCTAGATATTTCTGCTTGTATGAATTCTGTCACTCTTCCGCATGTCAGTGCAACTGCGGCCTGAGCCTTTGTGCATGGTTTGCTTGGTTGGAATCGCCTGCTCTGCCCTGTGAAGAACATAATTTAGTCATATCAATCTAGCTGCAATTACACACAGCAGATGAGAGAGATTACATATGCTAAAACGACCTATATTTAGGCGACGAGATTCATTCTCATACTAACCCCTAAGCCAATATGTGTATACAGGCAtagtcatttaatttattttctcaaggATGTCAGTTTACATGCGTAAGAAGATGAAGGGGGAACCAAGAACGACGAAATGGAGAAGAGAAATTACCAAAAACTCCTCTTGTTATGCTCTTTCTATCAGCTTGATAGTCCGCAAAAAGTTCTAACAACGCATCAGAAGATATCTCCTTAACATCTAGAAAACCAATGCTCCTCCTTGCCATCTGAACtgcaaaaaaaatcagatttttagAGAATCAAAATAGCAATTTGATATCAGCATACAATTTTATGTGAGAAAACAGAGAAGGATAAAGTAACTAGGAAGAAGTCTTCTCACCTCTTTATCGATCCCAGCCACAACATCATACTCTATTTTTGCTATCCAAGTAACCAGATCCTGGCGAGATATGAGCCTATCACAGCAAATGATAAAGTGTTGGTTACAATAAGAACTATGCTTGAGCAGAGGGGGCAAGCCGGCCAGGAAGTTTGGAGAGTGATGAGGTACCTTTCCGGAGAAAAATAGGAAAGTTCTTTGTCTCCATTAAGATTTGAGCCATGGTTTCCATCTGATAGTTTGCTTCTAATAATACCGGCCTCAGCTAGAGCTACATGCAGGTTTGACATACAATTCAAACAATGTTTCTTACAAAAGAATTCACTAAAACAATCAATTTATAGACTCAACTAAACCTTACTTTGAATATGTTCAAAATCAGGGTCCTCAACTCCCACGTCATCAAAGGCGGTAATTCTAGATCCACAAAGTGCAGCAAATGGATTCAATCGATGTCTCCGACTCCtgaaaccaaaaccaaaagaaTAACTgaataagataaagaaaacACAAGTACTAGAGTTATTTGATAGTATTCAAATTGTGTTTAAAGGATGAGTTTACACCTCTCCAGCTGTGAATTTGCACGCACTAACCACCGTGCATATTCTCGTCTAGTACATAATTCATCTGCACTAACAGAATCTTCGATAATCTGTACACCTTGATCGAAAGAGCAAGAAGCAAACAGAGAACTGAGAAGCTTTACAAGGCATGTGAAAGATATATTAAGGGAACAAGTATTACTAGCAATATTCTGGCAAAACTTGTGCGAAACATGTGTTTGTGTTGATTATCCAAATGAATTCAAAAGTCTTACTTTAAAACCAAATGGAAAAGATAAACTGTACTAGCATCTTATTCCCATGGAAAGTGTTCAACAGTGAATCAAGAAACTCAACAGGAAGCAAAGGTAAAAACAGAAGTTATATTCTAAAGCTTTATCTTCATGAAATCTGCTGTGTAATCTGAAAAGGTAAGAATGACTTCACACAAAACAAAGATAATCCCCAGGAAAACGAATcctcaaaacaaatatgaagTTGAAGTATCCAACGCCATGATGATAAACCTtaagaagaaaaggagaagGCTTTGGAATTTATATGGATGGCATTGGAAATGGGAATTACTATAGACTAACATTCTTCATTGCTAGCACTAGAAATTATCAGATGATCAATAGTCCAATCACATTGCACAAAGAAAGAACTGTACAAAACATACTTAACTATAGAGAAACATTCAGTAGAGTAACTGTCAGGATCGAGCTCATTTTTTCACATGCATGAGAATTATCGACTTCCCGTACTTAGTCAGTAGAAATGTCTGAGTCCACCCTTCAGAGACATGTACACCATGTTTTATTGTCCTAAGGCCTTGAAGAGGCAATAAAGGGTGTCCACAACATATCATTCTCTTATAAAATTACTCACATACGTATAAATCTGCTCACATCATAATTTGACTAGgtattacatatataataaatacaaaaattccATTTACCTATTTACATGTACTAGATAGGTTAGGAATCATAAGATTTACACTGTGTGCATCCAATATCCAATGTCTCTATACCCATTTTATTATGGGGTGACATTATCCACTAACTTGACAGCTAACATATTAGACTGCCTAGAGAATTGTATACCAGCAATTCTAtatggaaaaagaaagaatagaagagaagagaagccTTAAATAGATGCTGCAAACCAAAGTTTTATCATCATGAGAGATCAACTGAAAAGTCACCTTGAGTTTCTTAAGTGCTGAAACAGCTTCTTGCTGAGCAACATCCACAGAACATGGAACTATGACTCGCTCAAGCTTGTGCTCTGCACAGTATTCAAGCTTATTTCTTGAAGTAGTAAATGCTGAGTGGTAGCTATAAATGCTATGGAAAAATAGTAGGATGAAGAATCACCACCAGATGAAGATAAGTATCACgtatttctcaatttaagTATGTAATCGTAATGTAAAACACTCGATCCTCCAAATGCTCATGACAACTTTTTTGAATTGCACTACAAAAGTAATACAGAGAATCAACACCAAAAAGTCACAAAATCACCTGTCGCCACAAAAGGATCAGCAAGTGTTTCCTCAGGCATCTCAGATTCTGCCGATGGCACGTCATCTTCACGAACTTCTCCAATTCCTTGTTCATCCTTGATGGTTAAAGAAGGCACCGAAAAGCCTTGTAGAGCACTAAGCGGACTTCTGAATCGAACACCAAAACCTGATTTGACAAATTGAGGGTTAAAACCGAGACAAATACTCACAACTCAATTACTACATACTAACCAAAGTCAACCGAAATCTAGAAACATTACTCAAACATTAACAAACCCAACCTTTACTATAGAACCAAAAATAGGCAAAGAAACCAAGAGATGCAACAACTGAAGCTCCAAAACCAACTACAGCAAATGTCCGCCAACCTATAAGATAAAAACACATTTCATAACTAACCCACAAATTCTAGATAAATTAAAACCAACAAGATCAAATTATCACCTCTCTTTTCAGCTATTTTCGGAGCAGGTTCCAAAACGTCCCAGCCATTGTAGTCATCAGGACTAACTTTGTCCCAAGAAACCCAAGAAAATTCAAGACTCGAGTTTTTCTCAGCCACAGAAGCTGACAGCGAAATGTGCCTAGGGTTTCTGCGCGTGATTAGCAGTGGGCTGCCGTGAAAGACGAAATTGAAGCGATTGTGTGATAAGAAGGTGGTTTTGGAGGGCAAAGAGAGCGAAATTGATGACATTGAGGAACACAACTTTGGGGGTTTATACGTTTCTCTCAACTTGCTTGTTAATTCATTTGTGTGAGCAGAGGAGGGGGATAATTAGATGGAATTGATGCTTGAGGGGGGCAGCAGAAGAAAATGCGAATCATGGAGTTGAGGGTTTAGGCATTTTTGGTAGAATAACCGAGCGTCCATTGATGACAACGTACGCCTATTTGCTCAACTAGGTTCGACTcgctcttttttttctttttttttttttaatgagtAAAGGCTAAAAGTGATCCTTaacatattaccatttttgattataaatattattttttgaattttttagtcTTGCACACATggaaatttattttggttcTCCGTCAATATTTTCGTTAAAAATTAACAGTCAATAAGTTTAATCCCCGTTTtaaccaaaattaatattttaattttaattttttactccataattaattcactaactattattataaatattcttttaaaattagaaacttagaattaaaatactcttttaattaatttattaactattattataaatatgcattGCATCGGAGAAGAAATTGGCCCCGAAGGGAGGTTTATCGGCGCCGGAGATAGGCGGATGCGGCCGCACAATCACCAGGTAGTCAAGTGCCCTCGCTGCGACTCGCTCAACACCAAATTCTGCTACTACAACAATTACAACCTCTCGCAGTCGCGCCACTTCTGCAAGAGATGCCGCCGCTACTGGACCAAAGGCGGCGTCCTCCGCATTGTTCGCGTCGGCGGCGGCTCCCGCAAAACCAAGCGCTTCAAGCCTAAAACCAATGCCTCCTTctccgccgccaccgccgacGAAGATGCAGAGGAAAAATTCACCGCGCAGAGCTCCAGCCTCaccacctccgccgccgcagTCGCAACCGCAACCGCTCCTCCTACATCCTCCGCCGCGGGAACCGATCCACACCACGTCGGATTCCGCCGTGATGTACAATTTCGCCGACACGAGCTTCTCCAACGTGAATCCAATCGCAAACCCTAGCCTCGATCAGCAGCCGTCGTCGGCGGCATAGATCTTCGCGGCGGAGATGGAGAGCTTCACGGGGATGATGACGTCACCGGATGAATTGATGATGGGGCTCGACATCGCGACGGCGGAAAAGGCGGAGGGGTTGAAGATGGAGGATATTGGCAATGAGGCGCTGGATTGGGGGAGTGGCGGAGATCAAGGGCTGTTTGATTAAAagagtattttaattctaattttctaatttaaaacaatatttataataatagttagTGAAATAAGGAGTAAAAAAGCagaattaaaatgttaattttggtcaaaatcaggattaaacccgttgaccgttagtttctAACGGAAACGTTGACAGAGgatcaaaatgatcaaatttccatatgtgcaggaccaaaaaagtcaaaagataatgtttaggacgatcatatatgttcaggaccaattttggcctttactcttttttaattctaaatctCTCGActtataattcaaaatcatttttaagagaaaaattatttactactaccTACGTTCCCCCAatattgtcccactttgactcAATATTGTCTCACTCTCCGGCActggttttaaaaaatgtactctccctccgtccttcataatttgtcaccatttgacccgacacgggttttaagaaatgtaatagaaagtgagttgaacaagttagtggcatgtgagtcctactactttatctccactttaactatttattattattttttcaaacaaaactgcgaaaaagaagtgactcaagtaacgtgggacggagggagtaggtgacaaattttcagggatggatggagtaatgaaaagtgagttgaaaaggttaatATTAGTGGATTGCGgatccacttttatatattggttttataataaaatgtgaatatgaatgagttaatgtaatatgagatccactgtcaaaatgagtaaaaagtgaaatgagacaaattttggggacaGACGGAAGTGAAAAAATTGACAAACTTTTGGAGATAGTATcttttactccctccttcccccattaagagtcacacttttccatttcggtccgtccccaattaagagtcacacttcatttttaccataaatagtaagtaggtcccacattccattaactcaattcactcatattttattataaaaccaatataaaaaatgggtcccacattccactaactttttcaaccaacttttctttacatttcttaaaatctgtgtccgATCAAaaagtgactcctaataggagacggagggagtaatattgaTCAGATCAGGCCCAAGTTTAATGGACTGtccaaaaaattttatgaCCAAAGTCGGCCTCGGGGCTAGCCCGATCAAACTAGAATTGAAatgcattaattattttcaatttggaCCCATATCAAGATTCAAGAGATGTCTATTTTATGATTCAATAAAGTTAtacaatcaaattttgtacaac
The genomic region above belongs to Salvia hispanica cultivar TCC Black 2014 chromosome 3, UniMelb_Shisp_WGS_1.0, whole genome shotgun sequence and contains:
- the LOC125210320 gene encoding dof zinc finger protein DOF5.4-like; this translates as MHCIGEEIGPEGRFIGAGDRRMRPHNHQVVKCPRCDSLNTKFCYYNNYNLSQSRHFCKRCRRYWTKGGVLRIVRVGGGSRKTKRFKPKTNASFSAATADEDAEEKFTAQSSSLTTSAAAVATATAPPTSSAAGTDPHHVGFRRDIFAAEMESFTGMMTSPDELMMGLDIATAEKAEGLKMEDIGNEALDWGSGGDQGLFD
- the LOC125216802 gene encoding uncharacterized protein LOC125216802, which encodes MSSISLSLPSKTTFLSHNRFNFVFHGSPLLITRRNPRHISLSASVAEKNSSLEFSWVSWDKVSPDDYNGWDVLEPAPKIAEKRGWRTFAVVGFGASVVASLGFFAYFWFYSKGFGVRFRSPLSALQGFSVPSLTIKDEQGIGEVREDDVPSAESEMPEETLADPFVATEHKLERVIVPCSVDVAQQEAVSALKKLKIIEDSVSADELCTRREYARWLVRANSQLERSRRHRLNPFAALCGSRITAFDDVGVEDPDFEHIQTLAEAGIIRSKLSDGNHGSNLNGDKELSYFSPERLISRQDLVTWIAKIEYDVVAGIDKEMARRSIGFLDVKEISSDALLELFADYQADRKSITRGVFGQSRRFQPSKPCTKAQAAVALTCGRVTEFIQAEISRLEAEKLAKEIELKELMTEILERGDIKEYWEQKMEKERKRGLEVEVEYRSAIMALEEERIAQESGSAELVKQKAALECQEQLLSSIKAEVTEMSEILSVEKAKYDDELHGIQETRHDLQAKYEELIDAKSILEAEIEALRILRSWVEDEAKKSQARAKVLEEAGRRWKWDG